Proteins from a single region of Artemia franciscana chromosome 20, ASM3288406v1, whole genome shotgun sequence:
- the LOC136039826 gene encoding uncharacterized protein LOC136039826, which translates to MKQSKLQQFFKKPGPPDETDKRQENPNKPTEELHEVTEVQTGINPDSRANLGSDKNSKNCDQDMISLGEESGSSTESSESEESDSDDECVDERMNVKAKPKKKKTHYKHKFNSDWLSDKDLQKWIRKDEKDSTRFMCLVCNKSYIGGKTHALRHSKNKFHVKNFEAKQHTTDLANLCSSNVEFKKSVMLQKSVDNAELKLSGFIAEHNLPFRVMEHLPGLLKNVFPDSVIAGKITCGRDKTRNIIVKKLAPDADQALSEKLQKCKFSMLLDESTDKSVVKSMAVVARFWCPQLKRVCDRLLGLVEVPSATAQIMKGEVDKLLSIRNIPKENCIGFGWDNVSVNMGKVTGLKALVKIDNPYVIVVGCVCHSLALCASNASKEIPLEFDEFVRDVYNYIQHSPKRIAAYAEFQGITDTKNHRLLKVCDVRWLSLESVVMQILEQWRALKVYFYEEFKAIKSASAEKVLKMMENVYTKLYLQFLGFILPQVNKLNILFQAEGVRLHCLCNEVSTVFGTILRNFLRPEVVENKPLGTYDPSNRKYFLPLERIYVGADVEAEFIEKNIPAPTVHAFKLVCLKFYVKLAKEFYVRFYCNSTFKVLQKMKVIDPVVAASGRDDLVPVLIMFPNLVNRQSLEELSSQWRSIPAESKYLPPQYLKSPEVFWGKLNELKKGLGSSKYAELCTFMFSVMSLPHSSACVERIFSAVSVVKTKSRNRLAVDTIYSLIRTREHIRDHGTCVSWNPQEKKKGSEEQAIVEVEDDQQEEIESLLRDIEDMMIS; encoded by the coding sequence ATGAAGCAATCAAAACttcaacagtttttcaaaaagccAGGACCTCCAGATGAGACAGATAAGAGACAAGAAAATCCGAACAAACCCACTGAAGAATTGCACGAGGTGACAGAAGTACAGACTGGAATAAACCCTGATAGCCGAGCAAACTTGGGCAGTGATAAGAACAGCAAAAACTGTGACCAGGATATGATATCACTAGGTGAAGAAAGCGGCAGCAGTACTGAATCTAGTGAATCTGAAGAGTCTGACTCTGATGACGAATGTGTTGATGAGAGAATGAATGTCAAGgcaaagccaaaaaagaaaaagacacattACAAGCACAAATTTAACAGTGACTGGCTTTCTGACAAAGACCTGCAGAAATGGATTCGGAAGGATGAGAAGGACAGTACAAGATTTATGTGCCTGGTTTGCAACAAAAGTTACATTGGAGGAAAAACCCATGCTCTTCGacattccaaaaataaattccatGTAAAGAACTTTGAGGCAAAGCAGCATACAACTGATCTAGCAAACTTGTGCTCCAGTAACGTTGAATTTAAGAAAAGTGTGATGTTGCAGAAGAGTGTTGATAATGCAGAGCTGAAGCTCAGCGGCTTTATTGCTGAACACAACCTGCCATTTAGGGTTATGGAACATCTGCCAGGGCTCCTAAAAAATGTGTTCCCTGATTCCGTGATCGCAGGTAAGATTACGTGCGGCCGTGACAAAACACGAAATATCATTGTGAAAAAGTTGGCACCTGATGCAGACCAGGCTCTCTCAGAGAAATTGCAGAAATGCAAGTTTTCAATGTTGTTGGATGAATCGACAGACAAATCTGTTGTTAAATCTATGGCTGTTGTTGCTCGCTTCTGGTGTCCTCAGTTAAAACGTGTTTGCGATCGCTTATTAGGACTTGTCGAGGTGCCATCAGCAACAGCTCAGATAATGAAGGGAGAAGTAGATAAGCTACTCAGCATCAGAAATATCCCAAAAGAGAACTGCATAGGTTTCGGATGGGATAATGTCTCTGTGAACATGGGGAAGGTAACGGGGCTGAAGGCTCTTGTGAAAATTGACAATCCGTATGTTATTGTTGTAGGCTGTGTGTGCCATAGCCTTGCACTATGCGCGTCTAACGCCTCCAAAGAGATCCCACTAGAATTTGATGAGTTTGTCCGTGATGTATATAACTATATACAGCATTCACCAAAGCGTATTGCAGCATATGCAGAGTTTCAGGGGATAACAGATACGAAAAACCATAGACTGCTGAAAGTCTGTGACGTCCGTTGGCTGTCTCTCGAGTCCGTAGTTATGCAAATTTTAGAACAGTGGAGAGCTCTGAAAGTGTACTTTTACGAGGAATTCAAGGCCATCAAGTCGGCCTCTGCTGAAAAGGTCCTGAAAATGATGGAAAATGTGTACACGAAACTGTACTTGCAGTTCCTGGGCTTCATTTTACCGCAAGTCAACAAGCTGAACATATTGTTTCAAGCTGAGGGGGTTAGGCTGCACTGCCTTTGCAACGAGGTCTCTACGGTATTTGGGACTATCCTAAGGAACTTCTTACGTCCGGAAGTAGTTGAAAACAAGCCGTTAGGGACCTATGATCCGTCCAACCGAAAGTATTTCTTGCCTCTCGAACGAATCTATGTGGGAGCAGACGTGGAAGCTGAGTTTATCGAGAAAAATATTCCTGCCCCAACAGTGCATGCGTTCAAACTAGTGTGTCTGAAGTTTTATGTGAAGTTGGCAAAGGAGTTTTATGTCCGCTTTTACTGCAACTCAACCTTTAAGGTTCTGCAGAAAATGAAAGTGATCGACCCGGTTGTGGCTGCCTCTGGCCGAGATGATTTAGTACCAGTACTAATCATGTTTCCTAACTTAGTCAACCGACAATCTCTAGAAGAATTGAGCTCTCAGTGGCGATCAATCCCTGCTGAATCAAAGTATTTGCCACCCCAATACTTGAAAAGTCCAGAGGTGTTCTGGGGGAAACTGAACGAGCTTAAAAAAGGTCTTGGCTCTTCAAAGTATGCAGAGCTTTGTACATTCATGTTTTCTGTCATGTCCCTTCCACACTCATCGGCCTGTGTTGAACGTATTTTCAGTGCAGTGTCGGTGGTTAAAACGAAGTCTCGAAACCGCCTTGCAGTTGACACCATTTACTCCTTGATTCGGACAAGGGAGCATATTCGCGACCATGGTACTTGTGTCTCCTGGAACcctcaggaaaaaaagaaagggtcTGAAGAACAGGCAATTGTTGAAGTAGAAGATGATCAACAGGAGGAAATTGAGTCTCTGCTAAGAGATATTGAAGACATGATGATCTCGTGA